GCCTTGCGATACAGTTTTCTCTCCAGAAAAACGCAGTATTTATGCAATTTACTGGCATTACAATGCTGCTGACGGCTTTCTTTGCTGGGCAGCAACCGATGGAGATAGTTTTTTCTGTCGCAAGCTTCAATTCACTGAGAATATAAAGAAATTTACTTACACTGACGTTCAGGATTTAGATCCGCAATTAGTAGCAGAATTCAATGAGTATTTGCAAGCAATCTTTTTGCGGCTGATTTTAATTATGGAATGCCGTCCAGAGCTAGTAGATACAGAGAGTCCAGTAGTCAGAGTTAATCAAGGATTTGCTAAGGATAAGGCTAAAGATTTATACGAACCGTTATGGATTGGGAAAAACTATAGTGTTAAAAGAGATGTAGAGGACAAAGGAGGTACTCATGCTTCTCCTCGCATCCATTGGCGTAGAGGTTTTCTGCGCAACCAACCCTACGGTCAAGGCAGGCAGCAGAAAAAGATTGTGTGGATTGAGCCAGTTCTTGTTATGGGTAATACTTGAATACTTTGTTCAAGTACAGAAGTTTTGAATGTAAAGTTATTAAAGAAATTGAATCTTATATAGCAGAAAGTAAATATTGAGCAAATTAATAATGATTTTTATTTTTGATTAGATAAACGTAGATGAATGAATTACAGACAAAACAACTCTTTGAATTAGCTATTCAAACTTTAAAAAATATTGAAGAACTTTCAATTGATGATAAGGTTAAAGAAGATATAGTTAATAAACTATTGGAAGGTTTGGGGGTTATTGAGAAAAACAAACATAAAAAGTATACGCCAGGAAGTCAAAGAAGACTATTAGAAACTTTGCAAAAGCTTGGTGGAAGTGCAACTCGTGCTGAGATTGCATCCAATTCCGGATTAGATCCTAACGTTGTCAGTTCATTGCTTAATAAATTAGTGAAAAGCAGAAAAATTAAAAAAATCAAAATAGCTCGTACTAACTGTAATAATAATCGCAGTGGTAGGGGGCTAACTCCTGAATATATGTACAAAATTGTAGATGAAGCAATCTTATAGAATAAGACCGTAGTTAGTAAAAAGATATCTAGATGGAGAGTGATATAAGGATTTCAGATCTCAGAATTGAGAATAAATACAATTTACTTCAAGAGTTTGAGCGAATAAAGTTACTAGCAGTATATAATAAAATTTGTTCCAAAGCTCGTTATAGAGATATTAGTAGCAAACGATTTACTTGGAATTTATTGTACAGTGTAGATTAATAGAATCATTTGACAATATGTAAGTAATAGATTATCAAATCGCAAGACTGATCCGCGTAATATGATAGACAATCTATTGAGACTACTTAAACTCAAGCTGACTTAATTGATAGTATAAATGAAACGTCTTTATTTCGATATAAAAGCGTTCAAAGATTGTTATTAGAGTTTGACAAGCCTTTTCTGAAGAAAAGCGAATCAATTTTCTTTGTAGGAGAAGTCAGACAGTGTTTTAAAAATTGTTTCCAAGCGTTGTGGGATTATCCCGAATTTAACTACTGTGAAGGGTTTGCTATTCGAGATAATATGCCAATAGCCTTATCTCATGCTTGGTTGGTGAACGATGCTATGGAAGTAATCGATCCGACTTGGACTGAAGAAACAGAGGTTGCCTATTTCGGAGTGGTTTTCACGAGAAAATTTGTGATGCAGACTGCTGCAAAAACTAAGTGCTACGGAATTTTAGATAGTGATTATTCCAATCGGCATCAATTGAGAAGAGAAGGATTTTCTCAAGGTGCATTGCATCCATTGTTTCATCCTGAGTTTTGTAACAGTAATTAGATGGGTGCGATCGCCTAAAGTTTTACAAACGTGCCTTGAAACTATAAATTACCTGCAACATCTACAGACCGCTTATTATTCGGGTAAAGATAAATCTAATGCTAGGCTGAGTCTTGCTTCATTTCAGCTACACTTTGGGCTTAGGCGGTTTCCACCTAGATTTTGACGGTCGAAGTACTAGGAAGGTAAATTTTACAACAACCTCGATAAGTCCCTGTAATTTATGCTTGCTCGTATCATTCGAGGGTGAGGAAATGAGCAAAAATCAGATAAACGTATTGAGGTGGTTACTCCCTACTGCATGCTTATGCATTTTAACTATTCCTTCTTTCACAAATCTGACTACTCAAGCAACTACTATAGACCGACCTGTAAAAGGCAGACAGGAATCTCGAAGTACTCAAACTACAACAAATTCAGTAGTTAATTTAGAAGAAGCAACCATCGAATCAATTCATCAGGCAATTGCATCGGGTTCGCTAACTTGTACCCAAGTTGTCAACTATTATCTTACTCGCATAAATGCCTTAGATTCAAAAGTTAATGCGCTTTTGTATGTCAATCCCAATGCAATTAAAGTGGCGGCTCAACTCGATCAACAATATGCAAAATCTGGTAGAGTTGGCGCGCTGCACTGTATCCCAGTTATCGCTAAAGATAACTACGACACCACCGATATGCCAACAACTGCTGGATATGTCGGTTTGAAGAGTTCTGTTCCTCCTAATGATGCATTTACGATCAAGCGGCTAAGAGATGCAGGTGCTGTTATCTTAGCAAAGTCAAACTTAACTGAATTTGCTCGTGGTGGAACTACTGTTAGTTCTTTAGGCGGACAAACTTTAAATCCTTACGACCTAACGCGGACTCCTGGTGGCTCGACTGGGGGAGGAGGAGCAGCGATCGCATTGAATTTTGGCGTGTTGGCAACGGCAAGCGATACTGGTCAATCTACTCGCTCTCCAGCATCTGCAAACAATTTAGTAGGAATTCGCTCTACCTACGGGTTGGTGAGTCGTA
This genomic interval from Chroococcidiopsis sp. TS-821 contains the following:
- a CDS encoding winged helix-turn-helix transcriptional regulator, which produces MNELQTKQLFELAIQTLKNIEELSIDDKVKEDIVNKLLEGLGVIEKNKHKKYTPGSQRRLLETLQKLGGSATRAEIASNSGLDPNVVSSLLNKLVKSRKIKKIKIARTNCNNNRSGRGLTPEYMYKIVDEAIL